The nucleotide window CTGGGATGGACAGGGGCACCTGCTGGAGTGTGCCCGCCAGGACCAAGCCTCCATCACCTTCCTCTACCTTACCACCTGTGTCCAGGAGCTGGGCCACAACTCCACCAGCAGGACCAGTGCGATGGTCACCCCCAGTAGCCCCTTTGCCCGtgccccaaaccctgccctgctGGCAGCTCTGTCAGCTCTTCAGGAATCCTGGCCGGCCTGCAGTGGGTCCCGGGAGCTCTGGGCAGGAGCCAGAAGGAAGCGGGTGATCCGGAGCCCCAGGGAAGAGTCTCTCAGCCAGGAGCCCCAGGGCCACGTGGTGGCACCAGTGGACAGGCACCAGAGGGCAAGGAGGGGCTGGACTCTGCCAGGGACACTCTGGTGTGGCTTCGGTGACTCCGCAGAGAACTCCAGCAAGCTGGGTAAGAGCCGGGGTTGAGtgtggagagggtggagaagaggaaggagggggcagtggTCACCAGGATCACCACAGGTAGGCAGTCTGGGGCATCTGggctgggggcaagggggaggtttGAGAGCCCAGGCTACTGCAGCCTCGGACCCACGCTAGTCAGAGGGAACTGGCACGGACCGTGGCCAAGGGCAAGTGGGGAAAGCTCCATCtgtgtcccctcccttctgtgcacaGGATTCTTCCAAGGCCCAGATAAGTGCTGCCGGGAACACGACAACTGCGCCCAGAGTATTGGCCCTTTCCAGTTCAACTATGGAATCCGCAACTACCGCCTGCACACCATCTCCCACTGCCACTGCGACACCAGGTCAGCcccaggggagaggcagggctggggtggtggtggggctgagggccaTGGCGGTTCTGAGGGCTAGGGGGACAGAGGCTGGGGGGACAGAGGTCAGCAGGAACTGGGGATGGAAGTtatgaggcagggaggcagggaccaAGGGATGGACCACTGGGTGGTCTCGCACCCCTTGGAGTTTACCCCCTCGACACCACTTCCCAGGGAGGTGTCTGGAAGCTATGGGCAGAATGGAGTGTCTGGAGGCTGTGGATctcaatttgggcagggattgcctctcattattgctgaatcgtactttcccaagcacttagtacagtgctctgcacacagtaaatgcttaataaatatgaatgaatgaatgaatgacagaatgggTTGCTTGGAGACTGTGGGCAGGATGGGGTCCCTAAAGGCTCTGGGATCTGAGCACCTGCTCTGCCTTGCTGGATTTCTCTCCtcgctcccccaacccccccacccccaccaatgtGGGCTCCTCCCCCACTGAGTCACacccttctggatcaccctgcctccccccacccccaagtctgACCctgggcatggtgtagtggatacagcacaggcctggagtcaaaaggtcatgggttctaatctcaggtcccccacatgtctgctgtgtgaccttgggcaagtctcttcacttctctgggcctcagttccttcatctgaaaaatggggatttagactgtgagccccatgtgtgtcagggactgtgtccaacacgatttgcttgcatacaccccagcgcttagtgcagtgcttggcacacagtaagtgcttaacaaatgccacagttgttgttgttgttgggccACAGGTTCAGGCGGTGCTTGCAGAGGCTGCGGGACTCCATCTCTGACATCGTGGGCGTCAGCTTCTTCAACCTGCTGCAGATCCCCTGCTTTGTGctcaagaaggaagaggagtgcGTGGAGTGGCACTGGTGGAGCGGGTAAGGCTGGCCGCCCTGAGCCTGCTCAGCCAGCCCCAGATCCCGCCCACactgccctgccccaccctcatcctgcccctcCCGAGCCCAtcccgagagacagagagaaagcgtgtcccagtggaaagagcacgagtcagactacctgggttccaatcccttctCCATAGCTTGTCTTTTGTATAGCAgcaattattatggtgtttgttaagagcttactatgtgccaagcactgttctaaacactggggaagattcaaggtaatcagattgtcccatgtggggcttacagtcttaatcaccattttacagatgaggtaactgaggcacagagaagttaagtgacttgcccaaggtcacacagcagacaagccgggattagaacccacatcctctgactcccaaacctgtgatcttgctactaaaccgtgctgcttcttgaccttgggcaagtcccttatcttctctgtgccccagttacctcatttgtaaaatcctattctctcccttAAGCTGTTAGgcccatgtggagcaggaacagtgtccaccctgattatcttctatcaaccctagtggttagtacagtgctttgcatgtagtaagctcttaacaagggCCATGAGAGAGAGAGTACTTGCAAGCAACCCAACCTTACAGTTTCAGGGTCTGCAGGATGCTGCGGTCAATGGCGGGGACCCATGCTGTCTGGCCCCTTAGGCCCCAGGGCTCCACCCTGGCCATCTGGGCCCTTAGAGGGTCCCCACTATCCTGGATGTTCTCCTCTGACCTCCTGCCCCAGTGTGACCTGGGCCTTCAGCACCACTTCTGCACTCTACAAGTCGGAGGTCCTGTCCAGCCTCCTCCCCAGATCTCAGGGGAAGCTGGCcttagggtgggggtgggggaatctaCCACTCCTCCCCCCAGAGTGGCCCAATCcaccacctctgcccctcccctgcccccagagggAGGGTCATCTGTCTGTCCTTCTGCTTGTTGTTTATCTTCATCCATTTGTCCCACCTTCTGGGGCAACCATTCCTGGTGCCCACACCCTGGGCAGCCCCTCCCAGGTGGCCATTGCCCATTTCCCTCCTGTCAAGATCATGACAAGGGTTAGTGAAAGCCAAAGGTTGCTGGAAGGGGCCCAGCTTGGCTCTGCGGGCCACGGGGCTGGTCATGGAAGGTAGCAGACGctccagggagaagcagtgtctgACACAACAGAAACAGGAGCATTCGGCGGGGTGGAAAAAGCTAAGggaagggctgtgggggtggtgaGAAGGGTCTGCTAGCCCTTTGCTAGCCATCAGCTGTCTGGCCTATGTGGCTCCCAGTCCTAGCTCCCATGAGCAGAGCCAGGCTTGGGCCCAGTCCATATCTGGACCACCTTTGCCCTACCCAGGTGTAAGAAGTATGACTCTCTACCCCGGGCCCACCTGAGGCCCCAAAAGAGCTATCATCACCGGTTGAGCCCACGTCCTCACCGGCAGCGGAGCCAGAAGACATCCTCGGGGAAGAAGACGTCCAGGAAGCAACAGCTGCTCCCTCCTCTGGggaagactggggtggggagtgtgGCTCCTGCCCTGCCAGCCCAGGGCACCCCCAGGTCCCTGGACAGGTGGGAAGTTGGCACCTTGACTACCCCTCCAAGCAACCCGACCCCTGGGccagcctccacccccacccatgGGCGGGCaggacctccctcccctcctgagaGCACGGCCCCTCCCAAAGAGCCAACAGGCAGGCGCTCCCAGCAGAGCAAGGATGGAGTGCCCCACAGAGCTAGGGAGCGGCAGCATGCTAAGAAGAGCTCCAAAGATGGAGGACCCAGAGCACCAGGGACCCTGGTCCCCACCTGGAGCAACAGCACAGCTTCCCTACCGCACCTGCCCGGCAAAGGGAAGGACCATCAGGGTGAGGGTTCTGGGGAGACTCTgggggaggatggtggaggggaGGTTGGAGTGGAGCGCACCTGCAACAGTGAGTGTGAGGGCACTGCCAGAGAtggtagggggtggggtgggctgcTTTATGCGCCCCTGACCATGAATGTGAGGGTTGTGGTGTATGGGTGTGGTTGTGTGTGAGAGTGAGAGTCTATGGTTTATGCCTGACTAAATACATATGGCAGATAAGGGTGGGTGAGGATCTGTGTACCCTCAGGGAGGCTTGAGCTGGTGGATGGGGGACAtggtcccctccctgcccttccctgtctcaaagcagtgtggccaaatggaacgagcaggggcttggaaatcACGGAACTcgaactctaatcccagctctgccacttgtc belongs to Ornithorhynchus anatinus isolate Pmale09 chromosome 2, mOrnAna1.pri.v4, whole genome shotgun sequence and includes:
- the PLA2G3 gene encoding group 3 secretory phospholipase A2, translated to MERARLLLLGLLGALTSLGLVLGEPSEPWPPLAWDSTFCHVAVPGAGPTAGLRYLSFLSQGPAGLGLFHASWDGQGHLLECARQDQASITFLYLTTCVQELGHNSTSRTSAMVTPSSPFARAPNPALLAALSALQESWPACSGSRELWAGARRKRVIRSPREESLSQEPQGHVVAPVDRHQRARRGWTLPGTLWCGFGDSAENSSKLGFFQGPDKCCREHDNCAQSIGPFQFNYGIRNYRLHTISHCHCDTRFRRCLQRLRDSISDIVGVSFFNLLQIPCFVLKKEEECVEWHWWSGCKKYDSLPRAHLRPQKSYHHRLSPRPHRQRSQKTSSGKKTSRKQQLLPPLGKTGVGSVAPALPAQGTPRSLDRWEVGTLTTPPSNPTPGPASTPTHGRAGPPSPPESTAPPKEPTGRRSQQSKDGVPHRARERQHAKKSSKDGGPRAPGTLVPTWSNSTASLPHLPGKGKDHQGEGSGETLGEDGGGEVGVERTCNKKSCHCYQRLDQCENRIRPKESKFQLHNPHSHPLYHCNCTRRLARFLRKSRGFNEVSNELWDLLPTSCFELVAPEDCASGSSCSESLLAILMPTRHLQQLRRKQHHVQGEGPEWKKIKEKRRRRQEELQVPGKLFDICLQIVAARQRAPL